One genomic region from Campylobacter sp. RM5004 encodes:
- a CDS encoding biotin synthase: MKEIFLCSICNVKSGNCNEDCAYCTQSKHYNTGIQSYDYKNIQTILNEAKIASEAGALGFCLVTSGRGLDSKKLDFIARAASAIKESGLHLHLIGCNGRASYKDLVFLKEHGIDSYNHNLETAKSNFKNICTTHTYEERYETNQNAISAGLGICCGGIFGLGESNEQRIELLDALATLNPHTSTINFYIKNDALKINAPQITKDEAINIIKLAGVKMPNTRLMAAGGREMVFKDDFKAMFEAGINAIVLGDYLTTKGEEKHKDVELILQNGYEIAKSC, from the coding sequence ATGAAAGAGATATTTTTATGTTCAATTTGCAATGTAAAAAGTGGAAATTGTAATGAAGATTGTGCGTACTGCACTCAAAGTAAGCACTATAATACAGGCATTCAAAGTTATGATTATAAAAACATTCAAACCATTTTAAATGAAGCAAAAATCGCTAGTGAGGCTGGTGCTTTGGGATTTTGTCTTGTTACTTCTGGGCGTGGGCTTGATAGCAAAAAGCTTGATTTTATTGCCCGTGCAGCTAGTGCTATCAAAGAAAGCGGCTTGCATTTGCATTTAATCGGCTGTAATGGAAGGGCTAGTTATAAGGATTTGGTATTTTTAAAAGAGCATGGAATTGATAGCTATAATCACAACCTAGAAACTGCTAAAAGCAATTTTAAAAATATCTGCACAACTCACACTTATGAAGAAAGATATGAGACTAATCAAAACGCTATAAGTGCTGGGCTTGGCATTTGTTGTGGTGGGATTTTTGGTCTTGGTGAAAGTAATGAACAAAGAATTGAACTACTTGACGCACTAGCTACGCTAAATCCACACACAAGCACGATAAATTTTTATATAAAAAATGACGCTTTAAAAATCAATGCCCCACAAATTACAAAAGATGAAGCGATAAATATCATAAAACTAGCTGGAGTTAAAATGCCAAATACAAGGCTAATGGCTGCAGGTGGTAGAGAAATGGTATTTAAAGATGATTTTAAAGCTATGTTTGAAGCAGGGATAAATGCTATCGTGCTAGGAGATTATCTAACCACGAAAGGCGAAGAAAAGCATAAAGATGTAGAATTAATCTTGCAAAACGGCTACGAGATAGCTAAGAGTTGCTAG
- a CDS encoding pyridoxal phosphate-dependent aminotransferase family protein, which yields MKMQDLLNELKKENNFRTLKRFKNDGKYVLYDGKKLLNFASNDYLGLASSGELEREFLNTYKNQSLSSSASRSLGGGGDEYFLFEEYLSSLYKKEALLFSSGFLLNYSCLSALATLKNTLFLADKKVHASIIDGIKHSNFKRFKHNDINDLEKLLQTNLNYEKIIIICESLYSMDADFAPLDKLLELKKKYKNIMLYVDEAHSIGSLGINGLGLGYLKDIDFLVLTFGKSIASMGAAMICSKEAKDFFINKARGLIYSTALPPINVAYSHFVFSKLANFDKKREHLINLSSYLNDLLKDKIKGVSYIKMIVLGDNEKANLYSAKLMQKGFFAPSIKTPTVAAKDTGIRLSINANMDFSDLDNFAKAFYEI from the coding sequence ATGAAAATGCAAGACTTATTAAATGAACTAAAAAAAGAAAATAATTTTAGAACTTTAAAAAGATTTAAAAACGACGGCAAGTATGTTTTATATGATGGCAAAAAGCTTCTTAATTTTGCAAGTAATGATTATCTTGGCTTGGCAAGTAGCGGTGAGCTTGAGCGTGAGTTTTTAAACACTTACAAAAACCAAAGTCTTAGCTCAAGTGCTAGCAGAAGTCTTGGTGGTGGAGGCGATGAATACTTTTTATTTGAAGAATATTTATCATCTTTATATAAAAAAGAAGCGCTTTTGTTTAGTAGTGGGTTTTTGTTAAATTATAGTTGTTTAAGTGCTTTAGCTACTTTAAAAAATACGCTTTTTTTAGCTGATAAAAAAGTTCATGCAAGTATAATTGATGGCATAAAGCATTCTAATTTTAAACGCTTTAAACACAACGATATAAATGATTTAGAAAAATTATTGCAAACGAATTTAAATTATGAAAAAATCATAATAATTTGCGAGAGTTTATATAGTATGGATGCAGATTTTGCACCACTTGACAAGCTTTTAGAGCTTAAGAAAAAATATAAAAATATTATGCTTTATGTTGATGAAGCACATAGCATTGGCTCACTCGGCATTAATGGGCTTGGACTTGGATACTTAAAAGATATTGATTTTTTAGTGCTTACATTTGGCAAAAGTATTGCTAGTATGGGTGCTGCGATGATTTGCTCAAAAGAAGCAAAAGATTTTTTTATAAACAAAGCTAGGGGACTAATCTATTCAACTGCATTGCCTCCTATAAATGTGGCTTATTCGCATTTTGTGTTTTCAAAATTAGCTAATTTTGATAAAAAAAGAGAGCATTTAATAAATCTTAGCTCATATTTAAATGATTTGTTAAAAGATAAAATAAAAGGCGTTAGTTATATAAAAATGATAGTTTTAGGGGATAATGAAAAAGCTAATCTATACTCAGCAAAACTTATGCAAAAAGGCTTTTTTGCCCCAAGCATAAAAACTCCAACCGTAGCTGCTAAGGATACAGGAATAAGACTATCAATAAACGCTAATATGGATTTTAGCGATTTAGATAATTTTGCTAAGGCTTTTTATGAAATTTGA
- a CDS encoding adenosylmethionine--8-amino-7-oxononanoate transaminase, whose protein sequence is MQNDLIKLDLAHIWHPCTQMKEHEFVPLIPIKKAKGVYLYDFNDKTYIDCVSSWWVNLFGHSNDYINAKIIEQLNTLEHIIMAGFSHKSIIRLSKRLTDLLPAKLNKCFYADNGSSAVEVALKMSFHKNLLQGKLKNKFLSLSNSYHGETIAALSVSDVELYKKTYKPLLLECLNTPAPSGMEYEKELFELENLLEKEHKNINAFILEPLIQCAGSMNMYSAEFVKKACQLAKSYDIDIIFDEIAVGFGRSGTMFALQQCEIVPDFLCLSKGLSGGYLPISVVVTSDEIYNEFYAPYNEYKAFLHSHSYTGNALACAAANATLDIFSKDNVINQNKIKSKYINSLWQGFAEFKSVKNIRHQGMVFAFDIEHPNPRFGLEIYIKALEFGLLLRPLDNTIYFMPPYVINNDEINYVISSIKEILRFKNLK, encoded by the coding sequence ATGCAAAATGATTTAATAAAACTTGATTTAGCCCACATTTGGCACCCTTGCACGCAAATGAAAGAGCATGAGTTTGTGCCACTAATTCCTATAAAAAAGGCAAAAGGTGTGTATTTATATGATTTTAATGATAAAACATATATTGATTGTGTTAGCTCTTGGTGGGTAAATCTTTTTGGGCATAGCAATGATTATATAAATGCTAAAATAATAGAGCAATTAAACACCCTAGAGCATATCATAATGGCTGGATTTTCTCATAAAAGCATTATAAGATTATCAAAAAGGCTTACTGATTTACTACCAGCAAAACTAAATAAATGCTTTTATGCTGATAATGGCTCAAGTGCTGTTGAAGTAGCACTTAAAATGAGTTTTCATAAAAATCTTTTGCAAGGAAAATTAAAAAACAAATTTTTATCACTTAGCAATTCTTACCACGGAGAAACGATAGCAGCACTAAGCGTAAGTGATGTTGAGCTTTATAAAAAGACTTATAAACCACTTTTACTTGAATGCTTAAATACCCCTGCACCAAGTGGAATGGAATATGAAAAAGAATTATTTGAGCTTGAAAACTTGCTTGAAAAAGAGCATAAAAATATAAACGCCTTTATCCTTGAGCCTTTAATTCAATGTGCGGGCTCTATGAATATGTATTCAGCTGAGTTTGTTAAAAAGGCTTGTCAGTTAGCAAAATCTTATGATATTGATATTATTTTTGATGAAATTGCTGTTGGGTTTGGAAGAAGCGGGACTATGTTTGCCCTGCAGCAATGCGAAATTGTGCCTGATTTTTTATGCCTTAGCAAAGGGCTTAGTGGTGGGTATTTGCCAATTAGTGTTGTTGTAACAAGCGATGAAATTTATAATGAATTTTATGCTCCATATAACGAATACAAAGCGTTTTTACATTCTCATAGCTACACAGGAAATGCACTTGCGTGTGCTGCTGCAAATGCGACTTTGGATATATTTAGTAAAGATAATGTTATAAACCAAAACAAAATTAAAAGCAAGTATATAAACTCACTTTGGCAAGGTTTTGCTGAGTTTAAAAGTGTAAAAAATATTAGGCATCAAGGAATGGTGTTTGCCTTTGACATAGAACATCCTAATCCTAGATTTGGGCTTGAGATTTATATAAAAGCGTTAGAATTTGGGCTACTTTTAAGACCGCTTGACAATACGATTTATTTTATGCCGCCGTATGTAATAAATAACGATGAAATAAATTATGTAATTAGCTCTATAAAAGAAATCTTAAGATTTAAGAATTTGAAATAG
- a CDS encoding pimeloyl-ACP methyl esterase BioG family protein: MKFEFLHKNNSSDLVLFFGGFGFLPSAYNLASKNDVLMVYDYLEFDLGFLEICKAYKNIKLIAFSMGVMVSCKCDLSSLNIVQKIAINGTTKGIDDEFGISEKLFKITAKRFDKESFLSRCGGINKAFNQNPKDELLSILELAKKPCIWQDYDLAYSSNMDEIFPQNALLKSFKNICKINASHFCFDEFLSWDEI; this comes from the coding sequence ATGAAATTTGAGTTTTTGCATAAAAATAATTCTAGTGATTTGGTGCTGTTTTTTGGTGGTTTTGGCTTTTTACCGAGTGCTTATAATTTAGCTTCTAAAAATGATGTTTTAATGGTTTATGATTATTTGGAATTTGATTTAGGATTTTTAGAAATTTGTAAAGCCTATAAAAACATTAAATTAATCGCTTTTTCAATGGGTGTTATGGTGTCTTGCAAGTGTGATTTAAGCTCGCTTAATATCGTGCAAAAAATAGCGATAAATGGCACTACAAAAGGCATTGATGATGAGTTTGGAATTAGCGAGAAACTTTTTAAAATCACGGCTAAAAGATTTGATAAAGAAAGCTTTTTAAGTCGTTGTGGCGGTATAAATAAGGCGTTTAATCAAAATCCTAAAGATGAGCTTTTAAGCATTTTAGAACTTGCTAAAAAGCCTTGTATTTGGCAAGATTATGATTTAGCATATTCATCAAATATGGATGAAATTTTCCCACAAAACGCACTTTTAAAAAGCTTTAAAAATATTTGTAAAATCAATGCTTCTCATTTTTGTTTTGATGAATTTTTAAGCTGGGATGAAATATGA
- a CDS encoding dynamin family protein: protein MIKSVLNEYNEKFNKSYEKGFLGDLKALKLVLENPNLMLSETLINKLSNLIKHYQLPLQVGVIGQFSSGKSSLLNLLFKSDLLATGARPVSVVATYINYGLNELVLTEFEDGIKPFIGGALNDQNEELNGLKSISIFTNNEILKDITLIDTPGLNANTTDEEFSKNLMSSFDAIVWLSLAESAGKASEEKAIKELNPNIKKLCLINQKDKLSDAEQNRLKAYLDDVFAKYFDKIELISCKEAKDNNPNSNIFAFYDFLKELDKENIKKTYIKNSLNALNNELLSVINENLKSLDELALKIKNYIKTLNENKFNYDELNDEFLNALKSIARTIANEFMANFKVKNAYFYTPNKSLLHKNCFIKNEYSYKTLSPDDTFLSIFYNKDVVNKQFLKIRKDINELFARLFINYEELLNEFKNTLNIAKTKELNKNYNELASASLYAISDDFYKAIDELIISDYQKALNNYELKLNKLIEKINIKALNNYENAAKLSLSFFYEKINASREFYELDNIQFKLYLPSENEIYQRLLTDCTFFEFEEILINKKQLIKLKNEYLAELESILNIQLISLGNKANKLNNIKDLINKAFWNLK, encoded by the coding sequence ATGATAAAAAGTGTTTTGAATGAATATAATGAAAAATTTAATAAAAGTTATGAAAAAGGCTTTTTAGGAGATTTAAAAGCTTTAAAATTAGTCTTAGAAAATCCAAATTTAATGCTAAGTGAAACACTAATTAATAAACTCTCAAATCTCATAAAACACTATCAATTGCCACTTCAAGTAGGAGTTATCGGGCAGTTTAGCTCTGGTAAAAGTAGCTTATTAAACTTGCTTTTTAAAAGTGATTTGCTAGCTACTGGTGCAAGACCTGTAAGCGTGGTGGCGACTTATATTAATTATGGTTTAAATGAGTTAGTTTTAACGGAATTTGAAGACGGGATTAAGCCATTTATCGGTGGGGCGTTAAACGATCAAAATGAAGAACTAAACGGACTTAAAAGCATTAGTATTTTTACAAATAACGAGATTTTAAAAGATATTACGCTAATTGACACCCCAGGGCTAAATGCAAATACTACCGATGAAGAATTTTCTAAAAATTTAATGAGTTCCTTTGACGCTATCGTTTGGCTAAGTTTGGCTGAAAGTGCTGGAAAAGCTAGTGAAGAAAAGGCTATAAAAGAACTAAATCCAAATATTAAAAAGCTTTGTTTAATCAATCAAAAAGATAAACTTAGTGATGCCGAGCAAAATCGCTTAAAAGCTTATTTAGATGATGTTTTTGCTAAATATTTTGATAAAATTGAGCTAATTTCTTGTAAGGAAGCAAAAGACAATAACCCTAATTCAAATATTTTTGCTTTTTATGATTTTTTAAAAGAACTTGATAAAGAAAATATCAAAAAAACTTATATAAAAAATAGCCTAAATGCTCTAAACAACGAGCTTTTAAGCGTGATAAATGAAAACCTAAAAAGCCTTGATGAATTAGCTTTGAAAATTAAAAATTATATCAAAACCTTAAATGAAAATAAATTTAATTATGATGAATTAAATGATGAATTTTTAAATGCTTTAAAAAGTATCGCAAGAACCATTGCTAATGAATTTATGGCTAATTTTAAGGTAAAAAATGCTTATTTTTATACGCCAAATAAAAGTTTGCTTCACAAAAATTGTTTTATAAAAAACGAGTATTCTTATAAAACGCTAAGTCCTGATGATACATTTTTAAGCATTTTTTACAATAAAGATGTGGTAAATAAGCAGTTTTTAAAGATTAGAAAAGATATAAATGAATTATTTGCAAGGCTTTTTATTAATTATGAAGAGCTTTTAAATGAGTTTAAAAATACTTTAAATATCGCTAAAACAAAGGAGCTTAATAAAAATTATAATGAATTAGCGAGTGCCTCTTTATACGCAATTAGCGATGATTTTTATAAAGCGATTGATGAATTAATTATAAGCGATTATCAAAAAGCCTTAAATAATTATGAGTTAAAATTAAATAAATTAATAGAAAAAATCAATATAAAAGCTTTAAATAATTACGAAAATGCAGCAAAACTTAGCCTTTCATTTTTTTATGAGAAAATTAATGCAAGTAGAGAATTTTATGAGCTTGATAATATTCAGTTTAAGCTGTATTTGCCTAGTGAAAATGAGATTTATCAAAGGCTATTAACGGACTGCACGTTTTTTGAATTTGAAGAAATTTTGATAAATAAAAAGCAATTAATTAAGCTTAAAAACGAATATTTAGCCGAGCTTGAAAGTATTTTAAATATACAATTAATTAGCTTAGGAAATAAAGCAAATAAGCTTAATAATATAAAAGATTTAATTAATAAAGCATTTTGGAATTTGAAATAG
- a CDS encoding dynamin family protein, with protein MQELLFDLWKDELGNLDLTYEQNIFNPELAALILSANEQNYKELLSLKTYTNYINTNNFFELKMLQIAVLNSIKNNLLNPIEISFYLEKLKPLKINLEVLEYLKNAKSQNQKELNNTYKNEQTKLESVYNDLVNLLSPELKTKLDEFYNQLINKTFKIAFSGIFNAGKSSLINALLERDFLGVSNAPETANLSIISYGNENIKVNFYNESEFNALKTQASLNEELNKIFSVDFKAYESIETSFNELYNYTSANSKMSIFVKDINIYLDNEYLKNKIEIIDTPGLDDVIISREQQSKEFLKNANCVLYLMTCTQALSIKDLEFLLSFTKNNPNSKLVLVLTKSDLISLDEQIKLKEYVKNRFNNELKNLDINTNYELFCISANKFKNDNTKGEINALKAYLNDVCFNSTNTKDFINSISEKFKNIIDLELLSLENQNNLLKLDKNEYTKNLENLKSEIERKKSIKIELENYLNEYLKYEFTFQKHELELLAKNQAARLYDEFNYDKAYSQEKAKSVILQGFKDLLNASFSSLANKFLNDFKEIKTRLNINKTCEISFNKDELSEIFSEFERIISGLEISKIENKIYEQLIAIYLNINLNIFNFNERKSKANEFLKDEFLRIYHIEEAQISDFSGDLSLENNLRKIEILNKLKESLK; from the coding sequence TTGCAAGAACTGTTATTTGATTTATGGAAAGATGAATTAGGAAATCTTGATTTAACTTACGAGCAAAATATTTTTAATCCCGAATTAGCAGCGTTAATTTTAAGTGCGAACGAGCAAAATTACAAAGAATTATTAAGCCTAAAAACATATACAAATTATATAAATACTAATAATTTTTTTGAGTTAAAAATGCTTCAAATTGCAGTGCTTAATTCTATTAAAAACAATCTTTTAAACCCAATTGAAATTAGCTTTTATCTTGAAAAATTAAAGCCTTTAAAAATAAATTTAGAAGTTTTAGAATACTTAAAAAACGCAAAAAGTCAAAATCAAAAAGAGCTAAATAATACTTACAAAAACGAGCAAACTAAGCTTGAAAGCGTTTATAATGATTTAGTAAATCTTTTAAGCCCTGAGCTAAAAACAAAGCTAGATGAGTTTTATAATCAACTAATAAACAAAACATTTAAAATCGCTTTTAGTGGGATATTTAACGCTGGTAAAAGTAGCCTTATAAATGCTTTACTGGAGCGTGATTTTTTGGGCGTTTCAAATGCACCTGAAACTGCAAATCTAAGCATAATTTCTTATGGAAATGAAAATATAAAAGTAAATTTTTATAACGAAAGCGAGTTTAACGCCCTAAAAACTCAAGCAAGTTTAAATGAAGAGTTAAATAAAATCTTTAGTGTGGATTTTAAAGCCTATGAAAGCATTGAAACGAGTTTTAATGAGCTTTATAACTACACGAGTGCGAATTCAAAAATGAGTATTTTTGTAAAAGATATTAATATTTATCTTGATAACGAATATCTTAAAAATAAAATAGAAATCATAGACACCCCTGGTCTTGATGATGTAATAATTAGCCGTGAGCAACAAAGTAAGGAGTTTTTAAAGAATGCAAACTGTGTGCTATATCTTATGACTTGCACGCAAGCACTTAGCATTAAAGATTTGGAGTTTTTGCTAAGCTTTACTAAAAATAATCCTAATTCAAAGCTTGTTCTAGTGCTTACAAAAAGCGATTTAATAAGCCTAGATGAGCAAATAAAATTAAAAGAATATGTAAAAAATCGCTTTAATAATGAGCTTAAAAACCTTGATATAAATACAAATTATGAATTATTTTGTATAAGTGCAAATAAATTTAAAAACGATAATACAAAAGGTGAAATAAACGCCTTAAAAGCTTATCTAAACGATGTTTGTTTTAATTCTACAAATACAAAAGATTTTATAAATAGCATTAGCGAAAAGTTTAAAAATATAATAGATTTAGAGCTACTTAGCCTAGAAAATCAAAACAATCTTTTAAAGCTTGATAAAAACGAATATACAAAAAATTTAGAGAATTTAAAATCGGAAATTGAGCGTAAAAAATCTATAAAAATAGAGCTTGAAAATTACTTGAACGAGTATTTAAAATATGAATTCACATTCCAAAAACACGAGCTTGAACTCTTAGCAAAAAATCAAGCTGCAAGGCTTTATGATGAGTTTAATTACGATAAAGCATATTCACAAGAAAAGGCTAAAAGCGTGATTTTACAAGGATTTAAGGATTTATTGAATGCTAGTTTTTCAAGTTTAGCTAATAAATTTTTAAACGATTTTAAAGAGATTAAAACAAGGCTAAATATTAATAAAACTTGTGAAATCAGCTTTAATAAAGATGAGTTATCAGAGATATTTAGCGAGTTTGAAAGAATTATAAGTGGCTTAGAAATTTCTAAAATTGAGAACAAAATTTATGAGCAATTAATTGCGATTTATCTTAATATAAACTTAAATATTTTTAATTTTAATGAGAGAAAAAGCAAGGCAAATGAGTTTTTAAAAGATGAGTTTTTAAGGATTTATCATATTGAAGAGGCACAAATTAGCGATTTTAGTGGAGATTTGAGTTTAGAAAATAATTTAAGAAAAATTGAAATTTTAAATAAATTAAAAGAGAGTTTAAAATGA
- a CDS encoding SAM-dependent methyltransferase — protein MKSFLKAKDTYLKNAIVQNDMREVLLSEINGRFCRVLELGSNRGEFSKMVAKKIEFSEFYCVDINDFSLDYGKEFIFVKQDLRDFENSFLAKMDFDLIISNACFQWLDLAKLINEIPKSNSKLVFSTFGVNNLWQIKEHFGVGLEYLSIDEIEQILKPHYQNIKIYKKNYELMFNSSIDVFRHLKLSGVNAFSGVFLGKNDLKIFNDKYHNTLNYHAIFVSASNS, from the coding sequence ATGAAAAGCTTTTTAAAAGCAAAAGATACTTATTTAAAAAATGCTATCGTGCAAAATGATATGAGAGAAGTGCTGCTTAGCGAAATAAATGGGCGTTTTTGTAGAGTGCTTGAGCTTGGCTCAAATAGGGGCGAGTTTAGTAAAATGGTGGCTAAAAAGATAGAATTTAGCGAGTTTTATTGCGTAGATATCAATGATTTTAGTCTTGATTATGGCAAGGAATTTATTTTCGTAAAGCAGGATTTAAGAGATTTTGAAAATTCGTTTTTAGCTAAAATGGATTTTGATTTAATCATATCAAATGCGTGTTTTCAGTGGCTTGATTTAGCAAAATTAATAAATGAAATTCCTAAATCAAATTCTAAGCTTGTTTTTAGCACTTTTGGGGTGAATAATCTTTGGCAGATTAAAGAGCATTTTGGTGTGGGGCTTGAGTATTTAAGTATTGATGAAATAGAGCAGATTTTAAAGCCGCATTATCAAAATATAAAGATTTATAAGAAAAATTATGAGCTAATGTTTAATTCTAGCATTGATGTTTTTAGACATTTAAAACTTAGCGGTGTAAATGCCTTTAGTGGGGTATTTTTAGGCAAAAATGATTTAAAAATCTTTAATGATAAATATCATAACACTCTAAACTACCACGCCATTTTCGTTAGTGCTAGCAACTCTTAG
- the bioD gene encoding dethiobiotin synthase: MYISGIHTDTGKTHLCVALCKAFKYSYFKLVQAGSNKDSDILRRFVKDVKIHNDGIFLHTPASPHIAKKLDNIEYSMNDLVLPDDNKMIVELAGGLFCPIDDNFTMIDFMKKNKRKVILAARNYLGMINHTILSIKALQDNSLEIVCVVMIGEIDTRLDDFIIKYTGVKIAHLEYFDETNIDEKVEKFKKEIEKFL, encoded by the coding sequence ATGTATATAAGCGGCATTCATACAGATACAGGCAAAACCCATCTATGTGTTGCTTTATGCAAGGCTTTTAAGTATTCATATTTTAAGTTAGTTCAAGCAGGTAGCAATAAAGATAGCGATATTTTAAGGCGTTTTGTAAAAGATGTAAAAATACACAATGATGGGATATTTTTACACACCCCAGCATCTCCACACATAGCAAAAAAGCTTGATAATATTGAATATTCTATGAATGATTTAGTTTTGCCAGATGATAATAAAATGATAGTTGAGCTTGCGGGTGGACTTTTTTGTCCTATTGATGATAATTTTACTATGATTGATTTTATGAAGAAAAATAAGCGAAAAGTAATCTTAGCTGCTAGGAATTATCTAGGTATGATAAATCATACAATTTTGAGCATAAAAGCATTGCAAGATAATAGTTTAGAAATTGTTTGCGTTGTAATGATAGGTGAGATTGATACTAGACTTGATGATTTTATTATTAAATACACAGGGGTAAAAATCGCACATTTAGAATACTTTGATGAAACAAATATAGATGAAAAGGTAGAAAAGTTTAAAAAAGAAATAGAAAAATTTTTATAA